Genomic segment of Paucidesulfovibrio longus DSM 6739:
CATCGTCCGGCCCGGCGAAGTATTTCAACCGATTGCGCCTGAAAAAGCGCGCGGCTGCGCTCTATCGCGGGGAGTGACCCGAAATCCCGGCCTTTACCGGGACCGGTGATCGGGGTAGGGAGCAGACATGCGTGACGAAAACGGCCAGGTGACCCAGCCCGCAAGGGAGCGCGGCGTTTTAGCCGCCGCTCCCCTGGCGCTCGCCTATCTGCTGCTGCCGCTTTCCTGGACCGTCTCCCGCTTCGCGCCTTCCCTGCGCATGCCGGGCTGGGTTCCTTCGGGCTGGCCCTGGCTGGCCCTGGCCGGGGCCGGGCTGCTGGGAGCCGTGGCCGCGCTGGCCACCCGGCGCAACCCCCTGAAGCGCGTTCCCGTCTGGATGGCGCTGCTCGCGGCCGCCTGCGGCGCGCTGCTGGCCCTCTGCCTGATCAAGCTCAGCCTGCCCCGTCTCCAGGGGCCGTTCTTCCCGGTCGAACGCTTCTGGCTCCTGGCCCTGCCCGAAACCGCCCCCCTGATCTTCACGCTGCTGGCCGGAACCTGGGCCATGAGCTTCGGAGCGCCCGCGCGCGTCTGGTTCCGCCGTTTCGGCACGCTGCTCGGCATGCTGGTCGTCGCGGACGTGGCCTTTGCCAGCTTCCTGGCGGGGTTCCCCGTGCCGGGCGGCGTTCTCCTGGACGGAAGCCTGGCCGAGCGCCACGCCTTCCTCCTGGGCCTGGCCCTGCTGCTCGGCGTGGACGACGCGGACCGCAAGGGCCGCTTTCCCTCCTGGCAGAGCATGACGATCATGGCGGGCCTGCTCGGCTGCGGCTCCCCCGCGGCCCAGCTTGCCGCGGGAAGCGCCTACCTGTTCCTCTCGCGCGAGCGCCTCGAGGCGCGCATCGGCTTCGCCCTGGCCTGCGCGGGCGGCGTGGCCGGACCGCTCTACGGCGGCACGCCGCTGCACATGGACGGGCGCATGCAGGTCTACATGACCTGGATGGCCGGGCTGGAGAGCTTTGCCGCGCACCCCCTGGCCCTGCTCAAGGGCTTCGGTCCCTGGCCGCTGGATTTCCACCTGCCGGAGCAGGCCGCTTCGGCCCTGGGCATGCCGGACATGAATTTCAGCCTTCCGCCCCGCGCCGTGCCCTCGTTCTGGATGCGGGCGGCCCTGGTCTGGGGCGCGCTGCCGCTCCTGGCCCTGCTGCTGACCAGCATGGCGCTGACCGCGGTGACTCCGGGCCGGGCCATGGCCGGGATCATGGCCCTGGCCCTGGCCCAGGGCGTGGTCTTCCCCCTGCTGTACGACGGCTCGGCCGCGCTGCCGCTGTGCCTAGCCGTGGTCTGCCTGCTGGGCGAGGGCGTGCGCGTGCTGCGCGCCGAAGCCGACTCTGCGCCGGATTCCCCTGCCGCCTCCGTTTCGGAGCCGGTCTCCCCGCCGGACCCGGAATCCGGCACCGGAGCCTGACGGCGTATCCGGTTGCCGTGTCAGCTCGGCGTCTCAGGCCGCCGGACCGGGCCGCCGGATTGATTCGCCGCGACGGGGCGCTTGCCAAGCGCCCGCCCGCATCGTATGCCCTGGCATATGTCTGAAACCTATCCTTTACTGATCACCTGCCCCAAGGGGTTGTCCTCCTGGCTGCGCGCCGAGGTCGAGGCCCTGGGCCTGCCCGTGCGCCGCGAACTGCCGCTCGGCGTCGAAACCCAGGGCGGCCTGGAAGAGGCCATGCGCCTGAACCTCTGGCTGCGCACCGGCCACCGCGTGCTGCTGGAGCTGCGGCATTTTCACGCTCCGGACGCGAGCCTGCTGCACGCCCGCGCCGTCAAGCTGCCCTGGGAGGAGTGGATTCCCGAGGACGGCTACGTGACCGTGAGCGCCGCCGTGAACAATCGGGGCCGCGAGCACTCGGGCCACGCCGCGCTCAAGATCAAGGACGCCGTGGTGGACCGCATCCGCAAGAAAACCGGGCAGCGCCCGGATTCCGGCCCGGACCAGCGCGGAGCCTCGGTATTCCTCTACTGGCAGGGCGACAGCGCCACGCTCTATCTGGACACCTCCGGCGAGCCCCTGGCGCGGCGCGGCTACAAGCTCCAGCCCCACAAGGCCCCGCTCCAGGAAACCCTGGCCGCGGGCATCGTCATGGCCGCCGGACACAAGCGCGGACTTTTCGTGAACCCCATGTGCGGCAGCGGCTCCCTGGGCTGCGAGGCGGCGCTCATGAGCCTGAACCGCGCGCCGGGCCTGCTGCGCGAACGCTTCGCCTTCATGGGCCTGAAGACCTACGACCCCGGCGCGTTTCAGCGCCTGTGCGCCGAGGCCCGCGCCGCAGAGCACGACTCCCCCGGCGGGCGCATCGTGCTCACGGACCACGACCCCGCTGCCGTGGCCGCTGCCCGCGCCAATGCCGAGCGGGCCGGGCTGGCCCCCTTCCTGGAGTTCGCAGTCTGCGATTTTCGGGAAACGGAAGTCCCGGAAGCGACCGAAGAGCAGCCGGGCTGCGTGATCCTCAACCCGGAATACGGCATGCGCCTCGGCGAGGAGGACGTCCTGGGCGAGGTCTATTCGGCCATCGGCGATTTCTTCAAGCAGCGCTGCTCCGGCTACACGGGCGGCGTGTTCACGGGAAATCCGATCCTGGCCAAGCGCGTGGGGCTCAAGACTCGTCGGCGCATCCCGTTCTTCAACGCCAAGATCGAATGCCGCCTGCTGCTCTACGAACTGTACCAGGGCAGCCGCAAAGGGGAATGATGTGGCCTTCTGGACCGCCATCGTCCGGTACATCGCCGTGGAAAAGCTCCGAGACATGGGCGAGGACGTGCTGGCCCACGGCCGGGCGGTCTTCGCCGAGGAGCTGGCCGCCGGGAAGACC
This window contains:
- a CDS encoding THUMP domain-containing class I SAM-dependent RNA methyltransferase, with amino-acid sequence MSETYPLLITCPKGLSSWLRAEVEALGLPVRRELPLGVETQGGLEEAMRLNLWLRTGHRVLLELRHFHAPDASLLHARAVKLPWEEWIPEDGYVTVSAAVNNRGREHSGHAALKIKDAVVDRIRKKTGQRPDSGPDQRGASVFLYWQGDSATLYLDTSGEPLARRGYKLQPHKAPLQETLAAGIVMAAGHKRGLFVNPMCGSGSLGCEAALMSLNRAPGLLRERFAFMGLKTYDPGAFQRLCAEARAAEHDSPGGRIVLTDHDPAAVAAARANAERAGLAPFLEFAVCDFRETEVPEATEEQPGCVILNPEYGMRLGEEDVLGEVYSAIGDFFKQRCSGYTGGVFTGNPILAKRVGLKTRRRIPFFNAKIECRLLLYELYQGSRKGE